AGAGATCACCCTGATGTGTGTCGTCTACAACATCAAACGCTCCGTCACACAGTGAATTCCACCGCCTTACGGCGATTCAACAGAGCCGAATGACGCGCTTCGCGGGCGACCACGAGTGAGCGGGGATCGGGATCTCCCGCGCGTCGATCTCGTCCATGTCGACGTCGGTCCCGCTCTCGGTCCATGCAGGCGGGTTGACTCGACGATTATGAATCTGTGTCAACAACGGTACTGCTACAACTCTTCGAGGTGTTCGATTTCCTGCTTCGAGACGTTGGCTTCCGTGATCGTCTCGGGCATCCACTCTGGGCTGTCCTCTGGGGCGTCCTCACGCCACGCCCACCCCTCGTAGATGTGGAGTTTGTGCGTCCCCCGCTCGCGGAGCCGGAACTTCTCTCGGGGTGCTGCGTCCTCGCTCTCGCTGGGATCGAACTTCCGGGCTGCCTTCAGCGCTGCCTGCCGAGGCACTTTCCCCGTGAACACGCTCGTTTCCTCGCCACTCTCCTCGCGCAGTGCGAAGTTCCGCTTGTCATCCGTCTCTCTTGTCATGGTTTCACTCCTCCAAGCGTATCCATCAGAGGGAGTAGGATAAGAGTATCCCCCGCAGTAATGGGGTTTCCTCAGAGGACTGTCGAACGCCGAGAATATTTCACTCGCTTTCGCCGAGTGTCTCCTCGGCGAATGAATCGTCGAAATCGTCCGTTCCGGAGTCATCGGAACCCGACGCGTCGTCGCGAACCCGCGCGAACGCCACGTTTTCCCGGGCCTGTTCGATCTCGATGGTCACTTCGTCGCCTGAATGCGTCCCGGGCACGATCACGACGTACCCTCGGTCGATTTTCGCGATCCCATCGCCTTGATCGCCCAGTGCTTCGATCGTCACGTCGCGGACGTCACCCTCCTCAACTGGCGGTGACTGACGGTCGGAACCATCCGCATCCGACTGCGTACCAGTCGATTGCTGGCGAGTCTCAACATCGTCGCCGTGGGGCGTACTTGCCAAAACTGCCACCCGGTAGGTCTCACCGCTGGTGATCGTCCCCTCTTCGAGTTCGGACCGTGGAATTTCGATTCGATACGAATCACCGTGCTGGTCGATCGATTCGCTGAAGAGACACTCCAGCTGGTCGGGGATCTCGACCATTACGCTCTCCCCTCACAGATGGGTGGCATCTGAATCCCGTCTGCGCGAGCCAGCCTCGGGGTCGACCGCTGCTGGTCGCTGATACGAACCATCGGCGGATTCACGCCTCGACAGCCACGTACTGATCTTCCCACTCACGACGCGCCTCGATCTCACGGCGGCCGCGCCGGGTGATCTCATAGAAGTTGGTCCGCCGGTCGATCTGTCCCTTTTCGACCAATCCCTTCTCGACTAGCTCATCCAGNCGGCGGCCGCGCCGGGTGATCTCATAGAAGTTGGTCCGCCGGTCGATCTGTCCCTTTTCGACCAATCCCTTCTCGACTAGCTCATCCAGGTTGGGATAGAGTCGGCCGTGATGGATCTCAGTCTCGTAGTAGTCTTCGAGTTCGTCTTTGACCGCGAGTCCGTGAGGTTCGTCCTGACCCGCGATAGTGTAGAGCAGATCGCGCTGGAACCCAGTCAGATCCTTCATATCCGGATGCTGGTTATTCCTATAGTTAAATATATCGAACTCCGGAAACGCAGTTTCGATCAGCCACCCGTCTCCGCTGGCGGCGATGCGAGCAGTTCCCGGGCAGTGATGGGGAGATCGGCCGCCTCGACATCACGGAGGCGGTCATCACCAATCTTCAGGCGCAGCCGTGGCCGGCCGACATCGATCGGGACTTTCTCGGTGGCGATCACTCCCTGGTCTTCGAGCTGGGTTTTCGCCCGCGAGAACGTCGCTTTGCTCGCCACGCCTACATCCTCGCCCCATTTCGAGATCTCATAGAGCTGGATTCCGTGGATCGCAGCTGCGAGCAGCGTCAGTTCCACCTCATCGAGCGCGTCACCATCACTGTTGCCGTAGCCGCCACTCCGGGTGGACTCGACTGCCTCAAGCATCGCTCGGAAGTCATCCTCGACCTCGGAGCCGAACGTGTCGGCGAGCGTCTCATAGACGCGCGAGCGCGGTGGTGTTCGCAAATCGATCGTGCCAGCGGTTTCCAACGCTTCATCGCACCGCTCGCGCATCGCCGCCACGAATTCAGTGTCGTCGGTCCCGAGCCCAGCAGCCCGATCGTCAGGCATCACGATCGACGTCACCGACTCCTCACCCACAACCAGCCCGCTCTCAAACACGTGGTCAGTGACACGGAGTGACAGTATCTCGTCAGCTACCAGATCCACGGCGGTGCTGGCGAGATGAAAATCCCGACGGAGCCATTTCACGAGTGATTCCTGTGCGAGGAGTCGAACCAGAGGCGGCTCGTCGAGANGCTGGCGAGATGAAAATCCCGACGGAGCCATTTCACGAGTGATTCCTGTGCGAGGAGTCGAACCAGAGGCGGCTCGTCGAGATCGGCCAGCACCTCCACGAGGCCTGCGGTCGTCTCCTCGACGAGACCGGCCACGAACACTTCACTTGATTCAGACATATCCGCGAGAATCGTGCGATACACCTCGGCGACCGTCGGCGCGACATGCGAAGAACTCTCCATATGGACGGTTCGAGACCGATCCATATTTATATTTTGTCTTAGCTATTTCTGAAAACAGTTGGCAGCCCACTGGAGAGGCCGTTCGTCGAGCGGTCACATCCGACAGATAACAGTGACCATGATCCACAGGATGGCACCGAGAGCGAGATCGATCGATTACGACCAGGGACGAGAATACAGTACGGCTTCCAGCCGTTAGCCTTCGACACCGACGTACTGGTCTTCCCACTCCCAACGGGCCTCGATCTCTCGGTAGCCGTGCTCGGTGAGTCCATACGAGTTCGTCCGGTCGTCAACGCTGCCCTTCTCGACGAGGCTCATTCCCGCCAACTCGTTGTTAGCTGTCCAACTCGTTCTCAGTCCCGCTCCTTCTCTCATGTATAGATCCTGTCGTTCGTGATATCAGTTTTATCAAGAGTATAATGATTAGAATGGGAATTCTGGCCGGTCGCTGGAGGATCACTCTACGCCCGCCCTCGTCGTACTCGTGGCCATAGTCCAGACAGTGGTACTGGGACCGCGTGGCCGGCATCCGCTCGACGGTGCTGGATCCGCAGGCCGTGCAGCTCGGGAGATTCTCGGATTCGTCGGTTGTGCCGTGGTCGTCGGTTAAGGGATGCTACTCGTCCGGTTTCGAAGCCGCGTCTTCTCGCGCATGCTCGAACTGTTCTGCGATCTCATCGATCAGTTCCGCCTCGACGACGGTGCGTAGGAGTGCGTCCGTCATCTCGCGAACAACGATATTTCGGTACCCGCGGTTGTTGAGTTCGCGCTCCAGTTCGTAGTTCAACCATGCATCGAAGTCTTCAATAGTCTCCTCGCGTGCATAAAATGGCCGTTGATTGGCTGCCTCATACGTGAACGCTACATCCTTCATCGGATCCGGGTTCTCACCCTGTCCCACACCCGATTCATCGTCCGCTCTAGCAGTCGAATCAGACGGAGTTGTTGTGGGCTCCTGAGGGCCGGCTGCGTTCTCTTGACCGTCAGACTCATCTTCCAGAGTCTTGCCGAGATCTGCGAACGGGTCGTCCTCAGCCATGCCGGACCACCTCCCCGGCCGCGACGATATGAGCGAGTTCGTCGAAGCATTTCAACTGATCACAGTCTGGATCGTAGTCCAAGAGTGGTTTCCGTTCGCCGTACGCTTTCGTGATATTGGTTCGGTCGCGGATACCTGGGGCCGGTTTGATATCGCCGGTGTCGACAGCCTCCCAGTCCGTGATGCGAGCGAAGTTCGGAACGCGGTTTTGTAGACTCTCGTGGGAGTTGAGACGCTCGAGGAGGCGTCGATCTTGCGTCTGCTGGTCGATCCGGCCATTCAGCTTGTTTGGCACCAGCGCAAGCACGTCGACATCTATATGTTGACGAAGGGGTGAAATCTGGCGCTCGATCGTCCGTTCGAGCCCGGATATAGCCTCATTACCGGGCGCAAGTGGAAGTATCAGATTCGCTGTCGCAACGAGGGCGTTGTCGGTGAGCCGAGAGCGATAGGCCGGCGAGTCGATCACGATATAGTCGTATTCGTCACCGAGCAGTGGCTCCACTACTTCTCGCTTCAGGAGCGCGGACGGCTGGAAGACGTCCCCGACGACGATTTCGCGCTCAACCTGTTCGAGATCTTCACTCGAAGGAAGGAGATCGAATTCGTAGTCAGTATTGTAGACGAGCGATGTCGGATCCGCCTCGTCAAATAAGACATCGCCGATACCCTCGTCCGTGTTACGGTAGTGGTCATCAAACCCAAGGCCGACTGAGCCGTGGCCGTTCGGGTCGAGATCAATCATGAGCACGTCGTGTCTCTGGGCGAGGTGCCGTGCGAGATTCACCGCGATGGTCGACTTTCCAACGCCCCCCTTCAGCATACAGACCGAAACAGCTCGGGAATCCCCGTCCATCTCGGCCGGTTCGTATGGGCTATTTGGGCTATTCATGCTATTCAAGCTGTCTGTAGTAACCATACTATCTTCGAACATTCCCCTCCTTCTTATATCTACGGGCCGCAAACAGTTTGAATAGCGCCGATGGCACAAATAGTACGAATAGTAGGAATAGATTAAGTAGTATAGATGTTTTTCTGTCTATAGACATAATACTGTTTGTGGATAGTCTGCGGATTAAACGCGGTCACAGAGGCGCTACGACTGTCGACGAAGACGGCGAGGTTATCTATCGTTGGTAGTGATTGCTGCGTCCAGTCGTTCCCATACAGCATCGAAGGCAGGCGGGTCGCCAGTAAGGTCGGGAAGCGTTGTCTCCCACTGGTGCCTGATATCCGCACGCCGATCCGCTGGCAACCCCGACGCAAGATCGACCGAAAGGCCATCGTGTTCGCACTTCGCCTCGAAAGCGGGGTACACCTCCTCGAACTCAATATCGACTGAATCGATCTCTAAAAGCTGATAGAGGTCGTAGTAATCTCTCGCAGCACCACGCTGGAAGATCGCCCGAAGCTTCTCCACGAAAATGCCTTCGATACTGTAGGCCATGAGCTCGAATTTGGGAACGTCTTCGTATTCATGCGTATGACGAACGGGGTCGAACACCACTCGTTCGTCAACCATTATGTCGAGGCTGGTCGTATTCGGGTGCCCGAGGACTGCCCTGTACTGGATACTCACGTCGACATAGTGTGTTGGATAGTCCTGCTGGCGAGACTCGTGGTGTTCGCGGACAGTAAACTCGATCCCGGAGTGCTCGGTGACCATCTCGAGTGCCGCGCTAAGCTCGTCCAGAGATCCCTGATACTGACCTGTGACGCCGAAATCCAGGTCTTTCGAGAACCGCCATGATTGAGGGAAGTACAGTTTACTCAGTGCTGTCCCGCCTTTGAATAGGAGGTTCTCTCCGTATTCGCTCGTGAAAAATACCCCAGAGAATCCACGAGTTGACGTAGTCCTTCTCGGCGTAGCCCTGCCGCACACCAAGCTCACGGGCACGTGCTCGGAGGCGATCCTGCGTTATCATCAGGATCAGGACTCCGTTGGCCCGAGTGTGTCCGTGTCGACGTTGACTCGAAGGCGGTACTCGCTGTCGTAGCGCCCCCCTTCGGTCAGCGTCGGGTCGAGCAGCGAGTACCCGCTCGTGAACGACGCGATCAGCCTCTCACGCTCCGGCAGATCGATCCCGAAGAGGTCGCCGAGGTAGACGATTCGCTTGGTCGCAGCACCGTTACCAAGCCGCTGGAGGTACGTGGCGACCGTCGGCCACGAACACCTCAGTTCGTCCGCGGCGACCATCGCTGTAGCGAGCTCTTGGATACCACCGCAGTACTCGGGGTGGTCGGCACAGTCGACGAGCGTCTTCTCCACGTCAGCGATATTCACCGCCGTTCCCTCGATGGACACTGGCTCGTACCCGAAGAACTTCCCCTCGGTGACTGTCGCCACGCGATACGGGACGCCGTGGATTTCGCGGCTCCGGGCCCGCGACGGTGTGACGATGTAGACGGTCCGCGGGACCTGTTTGATTAGTCCGTGGTGACTGAGCGCACTGTAGTATCCGATGTACATCGGCTCGGCGATGTGTGAAGCGATAAGGTACTCATGAGTCGTGTACACCGCTTCCTCGCCAGCTGCGAGCGGGATGATGAGATACCGACCGGGGAAGAGTCGATCCAGCCACCCCTTCTCGGTGAGACGGGAGGCGATCTCGCGGGCCGCGTTGGGTGCGACACCGAGAGAATGCTCGATGTCGCTGACCGAGATGATCTGGTTGCCCTCTCCGGCGAGTTGTGAAAGCAGCCGGCTCTCGCGAGACGAAAGCCCCTGCCGCACATTCTGCGCTCGTTCTGTTGTTCCAATACCTGCGTTCTGTGTACAGAGTATAAGAAGCTGCGGACTTCAAGCTTGTGCCTCTTGCGCCCCATACTTTCCCTCACGCTCTACAGAGTAGCAGGATTTGTACCGAGTCATAAGGCGAAGTGAGCGCTGGAGCGGCTCCGGTGTGCCCCGCCACCCTGATCACGACGAGACCTCCCACGCAGCAACCCAACCGTCACGCTCGACCGGCAGAGTGAGATCGCGGATCAAGTAGCCCGCGTCCTCCAAGTGGCCACGAACGAGCTCCGGCTGCGCTCCGATGAGAAGTTTCGCCGGGTCGTCGGGCTGCTCGGGCGGTCGAAGCTTCCACGGTTCGGCGCTCTCGTCCATCTCGCGAAGGATCGTGACGAGGTCAATGCCGAGCCGCCCGGTAGTGCTTCCAGCAGCCATCAGACATACTCCTGACGGCGTTCGTGACGGAGTTGAACGAAGTCGACCACCGGCCAACCGGCGTCTCGAAGCTGTTCCTTGACCTCCTTGATCGCGCTCGCGTCCACCGTCCACGCCGATCGATCCGGGTTCCACCGGCGGCCCGTGGACGCCATCGAGAGATCGAGCAAGTCCTCTTTCGATGCGAACGGCGATCCAAGCATCGCCTTGAGACCGTTGTGAGTTGCGATCTCGCCGAGAACTTTGATGCACTCTATCGGGTCATCACCGGATGGTAGGTACTCCAGCATCGGTCCGTCCGGCGTGTCAGTGTATTCGATCGCGAGGCGGCCGCAGTACGGACAGACCCACACGCCGAGATCCGAACGATGTGCGCTGGGTTCGTCGCACGTCGGACAGTCTGGGTGGAAATCGAGACTGTATCGGGTCGTATCGGTCATCTCAATCAGCTCCCCCGGCGGCCGCCGCTGTGAGACTCGTTTGCTCGGGCTCGACGCCGATCGCCACGGTCGCCCTCGGTGCTGGCTCCTGGGTTTCGAGCTCGGGACCAACGAGTGTCCAAACGATCGATATCCACGGATCGAGCCAGTCACACGCCTTCCTGAGCGCCGGGATCATCTCGCCCGGATCGGCGAATAGCGCCCCCCCGATGGGATCATCGGGGTCGACGTACCGATCGGGATCGAGCAGGTCGTAGATTGCCTCGGCGAGCACATCCCGAGTGAACGTCCCGGTCGCTGTCGAGTCACCGTCGGTTGCCACGAACTCCGGCAGGATGTTCTCACCACGCTCCTTGTCGGTGTGGAACGGCAGCGCGAAGCGCCACCCAGCCTCGGTCTGCTGTATGAAATCGAACGCTGCGAGACGGTCTGTGTAGGTGCGAATCGACCGTGCTGAGACGTCGGCTCGCTCGGCGAGTTCACTTTGCACAAGGGGCGTCTCGGCGATCAGCAGCGCGTGAACGATCTTCGAGAGGGCTGGTTTCCCCATCTCAGACAGGAGACGGGTAGGCTTGAGAGCCGAGAGACCATACCGGACCTNGCGTGAACGATCTTCGAGAGGGCTGGTTTCCCCATCTCAGACAGGAGACGGGTAGGCTTGAGAGCCGAGAGACCATACCGGACCTCGTCGAGGCGGAGTGTCCGTCCCGGTGCCTTCGTCTCCGATGCGAGATTGTGGAGTGCTCTCGCAGCGTCGTACGGCGTCCCAGTGAGGGCTGCAAGCATCGAAGTCGCCGCACGGGTCGGTCGGATCGACTTCTGACGGCACATTACCTGCACCGCTTGAGCCGTCTGAGAGCGGTCGGGAGCCTCTTCGACCGGGATAGGAACCGAAAACTCCGGAGCGTCCTCGTGGATCTCTCGGTTCGAGAGACGCCGGCGGAGCGGGTCGGCGAGCTGGTCGACGCTCTTGCCCACGACCACGAACGATCCGATGAGCTCGCCGAACGGATCGTCGGCATCCACCGTTGGCGGAATAGCGCTCTCGCGCTTGTCCTCACGAGATTCGAGCAGCTGGCGATACGCGGTGGATTCGCCGTACCGGGACTGAATCGACGCGCCGACGGAGAGCGTTTCGGCGAGGTCTGCTTGCTGGTTCTTGCCGAAATCCCGCGAGAAGCGCGGGATACGCGCCTCCCGAACCACGTCGACGTCGGCAAGATCGAGCAGGTGAACGATCGTGCCGGCGAGACCCTGAGCTTCCCGAAGGATATCCGCGCGGAAGCGGTTGCAATCCTCGTAATTCTCGCGATGGAGGTCTTGGGTGAGCTCGCTGAGGTCTTCGGCAGCTTCGAGCAGCGCATCGGTGTAGTCTTCGGCGGTGGCGTCGGCGTCTTTGAGATAGCCGAGACACCGGGAGTTCCGGAGCAAATCAGCGTGGTTGGCGAGCAGATCACCGAGCTTGCCTGATTCGAAGCGGTCGGGGGTGAGGACGTGGCGGAAGGTTCGGGCGTTGGCTAACGCAAGTGCAATACACACCCACCACTGCATGGGATCATCGTACTCGCCACCGACCAGTAGGCGATCAGCCTCGTGGTCATAGTACCAGTGGGGTTCGCCACGGTCATCTTTCACCCCAATCGGGTGGTCAACGAGTGTGATACCGCCGTCAGTACCGCTGCCGGCGGCCGCAGCGTAGCGATGGCGGGCCGCTGACCGCACCTGATGATGGAAGGGGAGACGATGGCGGTCGGGAGCCGCCCCGGCACCGCCGCCGCTACCGCCACCGCGCTCCGCACAGCACGCCTCGGCCTCCGCAGTGGGGCGGTGGCGGCCCTCACGTGCGGGCGGGGATACACGGCTATCGTCGGAGGGATTTCCGGATTCGCTAACGACCGCTTCGAGGCGCTGCTGTCTGCCGATTTCGCTATCGAGTCTGTCGAGTAGGTTGCGGCCGGCGGCGAGGAGTTCGACTGCGTTCCCGTTCTCACCCATTCGAGAGAAGGTTTCGACGAGTCCGAGCTCGGCGAGAGAGTCGTCACTAGTAGTGAGACACTGGCGGACGGCTCCCTTTGTGGTCTGGTGGAGGGCGTAGAGTTCGGTGTACGAGAGGGTTTCAGACGCCTCGTCGGCAAGCTGATGGAGAATACGGACCTTCCGACCATCGGGATCAAGAACGTCGCGTGCGGTCTCGACGCGCTGCGTAATGTTGTTCTCAGACAGGCCTGCACTGCACTGTTCGCTAACAGCCGGGAGGTGTTCGCGGTACTGGCGAACGAGTCGTCGTTGCCAGCGGCCGGTCGCGATGATTCGGAGATCAACCGCTCTTGCGAGCTCGGCGAGCAACCAGGCGGTGTCCTTGCGGTACTCCGCGCGAAGGTCACCGAACGCATCGTTGATGCGGACGGCGATGGTTGGAGTCCGATCGCTTTCGCGGAGGACGGCGAGCGGGCCGTCGGCTACCTCCTCGAAATCAACGTGCCAACCGGCGACCGACCGTCCGGAGGTGCCGAACTGAGCGTTCTGGCGCAAGACCTCGAAGAACTGCGCATCGGCGCGGGCGAGCGACGGAACCATCCCGGCGTAGACACCATCGAGAGCGGTGACGCCGGCCTCTCGAAGCCGCTCTTCGCGTTGGCTGCGGTGGTCGAGGTCGCCAACGAGATCGTTGACGGCAGCGACGAACCTTCGTTGGAAGTCGTGGTCGAGGGCGATCTGCCTCCATAGGCGGTGTGCAGTATCGTCGGCGTGGATCTCGACGAGTGGCGAGAGCGGCGGCTGCTAGGTGAGGGTGAGACCTGCATCCGGCATCGTGGCTCACCTCGCGCCTCCGATCGAGCTTCCACCGCTCATGGCGTGATCTCTCCCGGCTCGGTCGAGCCATCTAGATGGACCTGGGTAGCGAGACGGACGGCGAGATCACGATCACCGAACACCGGACCCACGCGATGATTGTAGTCGGTTTTATGTTCGATGATAGCGCCAGCCGCAGGGCAGGCGTCGTCGCAGCACCAATAATTGTGGTACGCGATCCCCTCTTCTTGATATGTGCTCAACAGCCGTTCGGCGTGTCCGTCACAGGCGGTGCAACTGACCGTTTCGGGGACGGTAATCTTGATGAGCTGGCCCGAAGCGTCGAGACGCATCAGCGACCCCTCCCGTTGGTCGTTTGTTCAGGTGCGCTCAGATTCCTCGCGTGTGTCGGGCGTCGGCCGCGGAGGGCTGTCCGGGTGGTCGGTTCGCTGGAGGGGCGCGCAGCGTTCTGGCTGTCGAGGTGGTCGGAAGCGATGCTGTCAGCGCTGGATGGAGATTGGTCTCTTGTCATGGGGGTGTTGGCCCAGTATTCCAGCGCTGACGACCGGGCTCCGTCGTCGTACCCGACGATATTGTTTGCCGTGCGATGAGCGAGAGCTATCGACTGCCGAGAGCTGTCGCTCACCGAGTGGCAAACGTTAATATCGTGGGCCGATGAGAAACCGGTAAGACCAACCCAGTCCAGGGAGGTCGACCGGTTCCAGATGTTTGTTGGGACGGGGACGTGGGACTCCCCGCTCCCATCGACACTATATTTCTTTCCTAGCTTTGCGTCTACGTCTGCCGCCCGCCTTATTACTGTTGTGTCATTCTCACGTGGATGTAGTGCCCTCCCGCTGTTTTGAATCGGCTTGCAGCGTGCTATATACGACCAGCTGCGGCTCCCGAGCGTCGATCCTGTTTGCGTGCCTCGATCGTGGAGTGGTCGTGTTGCCTTTGTAGCGGCCATGACGTCATGGCCCGTTGTTGTCGTGCTGGCGGCCGGGTGGATCGCCGTACCCACGGGTGGACCCCGATCTGTCCCGATCGAGACGGACTGGCGGACAGCCGTCTCTCTAGCGGAGTTCGGTCGTCGCCACACGCGAGCGACAGCAACACCTCTGCGCGTAGGGCGAAACCTATATGTTCCGTGGGCCGCGAGGATGAAGTGTTCTAAACCCCCTCGTCGGCACTGATTCGTTAGCCCTTGCTTTGGGCTGACGGTGCATCGCTTGGTATATATGGTTTTGTATGACGCAATGACAGACCGTAGAGAATCCGTGAGAGTGCGGTGGAGGGGGCCGAGAATACCGTTCATGCTCGGCCCGCTACACCGCCTCTATCGCATCGTCTGCCGTTACGACCCGGATGCTGGAAACGAGCCCGACAGCAGGGTAGATAGCATACGGCTGCGTGCTGCCGGGCCGGGCCTCGATAGTGTACGTACCACCGCTGGGACCTCGAAGGCGGGCTGTGTCGTCCGATCCGGTAGCGGTCTCGATGACGCGCCGGGGAGTTGACTGATCATCCCAGACAACACCCTCGCCTTCCTGGAGATCGCTCAGCATCGTTATGGATACGCCCCTGCTGTGTGGATCAGCATCCGCTTCCTGCTGACAGCTCTCGGCTTTGTGGCGAGAGCGGTGGAACGCTGTTGGGGCATGGCAACTCCGAACGACAGTGGCGACCTCCTCCTCATCAGGAGGCCCGTCGGGATAGCACTCATCCCACTCGCAGGGCTCATAAAACGCCAAGATGCGCTCGCTGTACGGGATTTCTCGCCACTCGCGCCTCTCGACCGCTCGCCCGACTTCCCGCGTGCGACACGCAGGTTCTACCGGTTCGCTGTCGGTAGTTTCCGGCTGGTTGGTATGTCGTGCGTCCCGCGAACGTGCGGTACCCTTACGTAATTCGGTACCATAGGAGGTCTTGCTTTGGGACATTGGATTGTTCATAGCTGAAATGGTCAGCAATCCGATGTTGCCAGAGACAGTCAGTGCGGGTTCGACCGATTCCGAGTGGCTGTGATCCACTCAGGTTACGAAGTCGAGTTTGTCCGCACTGACACGATACACTCGTGAGCCGAGCGTCCGCCCTGCACCCGCTGCTCGACGCTTGCAGACATCGACTGCGTCGATAGGGGGTGGTTTTCTGCATTCGATCTCCTCTGACATTAGCTCCGTTTGAGACCGTAGCGGATAAATGTGTTCCTACCTAACTGCATTAATGTTCTTAGGTGAGAACTGTTGCTGTGGTCTTCATCGGTCTTAAACCCCCGTGTGGGTGTATTCAGGTCAGATGCCCCCACCAGTCCCGTGGATGACGAGGACCGATAGATACGTCCTTGATCTGCTGGACCAGCCGGGCGTTGTTATCACCCCGAAGGGAATTTGGCTTAGTTTGCGCCAGGTGCATGGTGACGACATCGCTCCCTCTAGAGGACAGATTTCTCGGAGATTGCGGAACGAACTCTCCGAGCACGGACTCGTCCATCAGCCATTTGCTGCCGAAGAGCGTGGTTACTACGAGATTACAGAGCTTGGCGAACGATTCCTCCACGACCCCGACGCCGAACCGGCAGAGTTCGTCGCCGATATGAACGTCTCTAAGCAGTAGCGGGATTTTCTGGGTGTGGGCGAATGTAGCCACATTTGATCCGAGCCACGACCGTTTCATTTGTTCTGGATCTGTCTGTCGTGAGGTGGGGGATGGACTTATCGTAACGCCCTTTCCGATCCCGAAAATCCATGTGGTATGAAATTAATCTGTTTGAGATTTAGTCGATAGAGGGTGTTTGTGTTGTGTGAATGATTCGAAGTCACCACTCACGTCCATCAAAACCGCCATCAATATCGGGAGGATTTTCGTCTGGGCAGTGAGCCATCTCTCGGTATGTGTCATATAGATCTTCAGCCCATTCAATGATTTTCGGATTTTCGCTTACAATCATGGCGATGTGTTTCCCGTCGCCGCGTTCATTGTATGCGCCAACCGCAACTTTTCGATCATCATATATTCCGATGCCGAGCGTATGGGAATCTTCGAGATAGAGTGGCTGATAGTGCTCACATTTGGCATGAGCGGCAAAGTCGGTTTTCCTGTCTTGGTCTGATTTGACATAGCTGTCCCAATCAAGGATGGCTTCAGCCTTGACACCGAAATTAAGCATCGTTTTGTAAGCAAAGAACAGAAGTGGATTATAGATCGAGCAGACACATCGAAATTGGTTCACGTGAACATCGCAGAGTCTGAAAGCGGCTCCGAGTACATTCGAGGGACTGGCTGTATTCGATGCGATAACGACTGCATCGGTGAGCTCGTTCACCGGAACAGTCGCATCTTCCAACGGAAGGCGTTGGAACCATTCTGCTTTCTCGATGATTTGTCCAACGGTGATCGATA
This DNA window, taken from Halococcus salifodinae DSM 8989, encodes the following:
- a CDS encoding non-histone chromosomal MC1 family protein, whose amino-acid sequence is MTRETDDKRNFALREESGEETSVFTGKVPRQAALKAARKFDPSESEDAAPREKFRLRERGTHKLHIYEGWAWREDAPEDSPEWMPETITEANVSKQEIEHLEEL
- a CDS encoding TRAM domain-containing protein, translating into MVEIPDQLECLFSESIDQHGDSYRIEIPRSELEEGTITSGETYRVAVLASTPHGDDVETRQQSTGTQSDADGSDRQSPPVEEGDVRDVTIEALGDQGDGIAKIDRGYVVIVPGTHSGDEVTIEIEQARENVAFARVRDDASGSDDSGTDDFDDSFAEETLGESE
- a CDS encoding helix-turn-helix transcriptional regulator, whose product is MKDLTGFQRDLLYTIAGQDEPHGLAVKDELEDYYETEIHHGRLYPNLDELVEKGLVEKGQIDRRTNFYEITRRGRRLDELVEKGLVEKGQIDRRTNFYEITRRGRREIEARREWEDQYVAVEA
- the tbsP gene encoding transcriptional regulator TbsP, coding for MAPSGFSSRQXLDEPPLVRLLAQESLVKWLRRDFHLASTAVDLVADEILSLRVTDHVFESGLVVGEESVTSIVMPDDRAAGLGTDDTEFVAAMRERCDEALETAGTIDLRTPPRSRVYETLADTFGSEVEDDFRAMLEAVESTRSGGYGNSDGDALDEVELTLLAAAIHGIQLYEISKWGEDVGVASKATFSRAKTQLEDQGVIATEKVPIDVGRPRLRLKIGDDRLRDVEAADLPITARELLASPPAETGG
- a CDS encoding transcriptional regulator TbsP domain-containing protein, yielding MDRSRTVHMESSSHVAPTVAEVYRTILADMSESSEVFVAGLVEETTAGLVEVLADLDEPPLVRLLAQESLVKWLRRDFHLASXSTSRLWFDSSHRNHS
- a CDS encoding ParA family protein yields the protein MDGDSRAVSVCMLKGGVGKSTIAVNLARHLAQRHDVLMIDLDPNGHGSVGLGFDDHYRNTDEGIGDVLFDEADPTSLVYNTDYEFDLLPSSEDLEQVEREIVVGDVFQPSALLKREVVEPLLGDEYDYIVIDSPAYRSRLTDNALVATANLILPLAPGNEAISGLERTIERQISPLRQHIDVDVLALVPNKLNGRIDQQTQDRRLLERLNSHESLQNRVPNFARITDWEAVDTGDIKPAPGIRDRTNITKAYGERKPLLDYDPDCDQLKCFDELAHIVAAGEVVRHG
- a CDS encoding type IV toxin-antitoxin system AbiEi family antitoxin domain-containing protein, with product MGTTERAQNVRQGLSSRESRLLSQLAGEGNQIISVSDIEHSLGVAPNAAREIASRLTEKGWLDRLFPGRYLIIPLAAGEEAVYTTHEYLIASHIAEPMYIGYYSALSHHGLIKQVPRTVYIVTPSRARSREIHGVPYRVATVTEGKFFGYEPVSIEGTAVNIADVEKTLVDCADHPEYCGGIQELATAMVAADELRCSWPTVATYLQRLGNGAATKRIVYLGDLFGIDLPERERLIASFTSGYSLLDPTLTEGGRYDSEYRLRVNVDTDTLGPTES
- a CDS encoding transcriptional regulator FilR1 domain-containing protein, translated to MLVAYDDLSITVGQIIEKAEWFQRLPLEDATVPVNELTDAVVIASNTASPSNVLGAAFRLCDVHVNQFRCVCSIYNPLLFFAYKTMLNFGVKAEAILDWDSYVKSDQDRKTDFAAHAKCEHYQPLYLEDSHTLGIGIYDDRKVAVGAYNERGDGKHIAMIVSENPKIIEWAEDLYDTYREMAHCPDENPPDIDGGFDGREW